Genomic window (Roseivirga sp. 4D4):
GAACTAGAGAAATTGAAGCGCGATAAAATGCGTGCTATTGAGAACTATGGTTTAAAAATAGAGCAAGCCAAATCTAAGTTAATCGAGGCTACTGCAGACCTTAAGCGTGTACAGACTAGGTATGACAGAATGCAGAGGCTGATCAATGACTTTACTATTCTTGCTCCGCAAGATGGTATGGTGATTTACACCAAAGGTGGATTTGGAGGAGACAGAATTATTGAAGGCTCTTCAATTAGTCCTTACTCTCCGAATGTTGCAGAACTTCCTGATTTGTCTAGCATGATTTCAACTACTTTTATCAATGAAGTTGATATTAGAAAAGTGAAACCAAATCAGCCGGTATCTATTGGTTTAGATGCTTTTCCAGAGAAACAGCTATCGGGTAGAGTGCTTCGTGTAGCGAGAGTAGGTCAGCAAAACCCTAACTCTGATGCAAAGGTATTTGAGGTAGTTGTAAGATTGAATGAACGAGATGGCGACCTGAGACCAGCAATGACCACAAGTAATGTCATTGTAACTCAGAAATTAGATAGCGTTGTCTATTTACCTCTGGAATGTCTTCATGTCTACAATGACTCCATCAACTACGTAGTGAAGAAGGGTGGAGCCCTGCAAGAGGTTCAAGTAGGCCAAACCAATAGTAATGAGGCAGTCATCATGTTAGGTGTAGAGGAAGGTGAAATGATTCACATGTCTTTGCCAGCCTCTGCGGAGGGAAAAGAGCCTAAGCTCTTAGCTCAGCTAGATGGAAAAAGAATGCAGAAGTATGAGTCAGCACCAGAGCAATTGCTTAACGGTGAAGGTGA
Coding sequences:
- a CDS encoding efflux RND transporter periplasmic adaptor subunit, yielding MRNKLIIFGVVIVVVIIAAVQIFNPSKAEETTSLYAMAERGEFTVEVTTTGELSAERSTKIIGPASARDFGIRTMTVQRLVAEGTQVSAGEFVAQLDPGELYDKIQAEKDRLDAETAEYDNAKIDTALTLSAERDKLINLDYNIEEKQLQLEQSQYEPPATIKKYENELEKLKRDKMRAIENYGLKIEQAKSKLIEATADLKRVQTRYDRMQRLINDFTILAPQDGMVIYTKGGFGGDRIIEGSSISPYSPNVAELPDLSSMISTTFINEVDIRKVKPNQPVSIGLDAFPEKQLSGRVLRVARVGQQNPNSDAKVFEVVVRLNERDGDLRPAMTTSNVIVTQKLDSVVYLPLECLHVYNDSINYVVKKGGALQEVQVGQTNSNEAVIMLGVEEGEMIHMSLPASAEGKEPKLLAQLDGKRMQKYESAPEQLLNGEGEWLMPDGSPMNPRIIDILKKQGVKTPEEALEAVKNFRGGRGGQRGGGAARGGAARSGQPNN